TTCGTCGCTGTCGGAGATCAGCGGGAAGGGCAGTCCCAGTTTGTTCTTGAAGTTCTCGTGAGAGCGCAGACTGTCGCGCGACACGCCGACGATCTGCGCGCCGGCGGCCTGGAACCGGTCGTAGCTGTCGCGGAAGTTCATGCCTTCCGTCGTGCAGCCCGGCGTGTTGTCCTTCGGGTAAAAGTAGATCACTACTTTCTGGCCGCGATGCGCCTTGAGCGAAAAATCGCCGCCGGTGGCCGGTGCGGTGAAATCGGGCACGGGAGTGTCGATGGCTACCGTCACTATGGTCTCCTTGGGTGGCCGTTTTCAGGCCGGTTCGGGAAAGTGTTTCGAATTCTGGTTGCGGTGTCGTCTTGCTGGTGGCGCGGCAAGATAGGGGTGCCGGACAGCGGGGTCAGGCAGCCGCCGGGCCCTCAAGGATCAGATCGCCCGAGCGCCCGGGAATCTCGCCCCACACGACCGGATGCGCGGGCAGTGCGGCGAGATCGAGCGTCTCGTAGTACTGACCCATCGTGATCAGATCGTGACCCTGACGACGCCATCCGGCCAGCAACCGGCGGAACAACGGCGCCAGCTTCTGGCCTTCGAGTTCCGCATGAAGCGTGAACACGTGATCTTGCGCCGGATGGCGGGTCAGGGCAAGCAGATGCTCGGCGACGCCGTCGATGTCGCGCCCGTCGATACCGAGCAACTCGTCGACGGTCGGCAGGGTCGTCGGCATTTGCACGTGATTCAGGCGTACGCCATCCACGACCGGATAGTGGGGTGCCCGCCCCCGTCCGTCCGACGAATACTTCATGCCCCAGGCGTCGATTTGGCGGAACGCGTGGTTGTTCATCTGCCAGCCGGCCGCCCCATGCGCGAGCGGTGGCGCGCCGAATATCTGTGCGAAGCGTGCGTGCGCCTGAGACATCTGACGCTGTGTCCAGGCAGCATCGCGCGTGCGCACGTTATCCTGCCAGTACGTGTGATCCCAGGTATGGATGCCGGTTTCGTGGCCGGCGCTCTGCACGGTACGCATGATGTCCGCGGCACGCTTGCCGATGTCGGGTCCGGGCAGCAGGGTACCGTACATCAGTGTCTTGAGGCCGTAGTGTTCGACAACCGATGTGCGCGAGACTTTCTTCAGAAAGCCCGGGCGGAAGACACGCTTGAGCGCCCAGCCGGTATGGTCGGGGCCGAGGCTGAACAGGAACGTCGCCTGCGCGTCGTGCTCGGCGAGCGCCGCGAGCAAATTGGGCACCCCTTCGCGCGTGCCGCGCAGGGTGTCGACGTCGATCTTCAGGACAATCTTGGCCATAGCCGTCCTTGGCGAGGATATTGGAGACGTCGCTCGGATGGAAGGCGATATCTCGAATCTCGAATCAAATTATGGAGTCGATCTGCACTGTCACACCGCAATGTCGTATGACGGCGTCGACACCGAAGTCAAAAACGCCCGATGCGCCGAGGGCGCACCGGGCGTGTCGTGCGAGGTTCAGGCGCTGTGCATGCGCGATGAGGCGCGATGAAGCAGTGCCGAGCGATGCACCGGCGTTATTCGCCCTCGACCAGACGGCGAGCTTCGGCGACGTGACCGCGATACGCTTCGAAAATCTTGCGCAGCGCGTCGTCCATCGACGTGGTCGGCTTCCAACCGAGTTCCTGCATGGTGTTCTCGATCTTGGGCACGCGGTTCTGCACGTCCTGATAGCCGTTGCCGTAATAAGCGCCCGACGACGTTTCGACGAGCTGCACCTTTTTGGCGGTCTCGGCGTACTCGGGGAATTCGCTGGCGAGCTTGAGCATCATGTGAGCCAGTTCGCGCACCGAGAAGTTGTTCGTCGGGTTGCCGATGTTGTAAATCTTGCCGCTGGCAATGCCACCCTTGTTGTCGATGATGCGCACCAGCGCGTCGATACCGTCGTCGATATCGGTAAAGGCGCGCTTCTGATGACCGCCATCGACGAGACTGATATTTTCACCGCGGGCGATATGACCGAGGAACTGCGTGACCACACGCGACGAGCCTTCCTTCGGCGTGTAGATCGAGTCGAGACCGGCGCCGATCCAGTTGAACGGACGGAACAGCGAGAAGTTCAGGCCTTCCTGCATGCCGTAGCCCCAGATCACGCGATCCATCAGTTGCTTCGAGCAGGCGTAGATCCAGCGCGGTTTGTTGATCGGCCCGTAGATCAGCGGCGAGTTTTCCGGGTCGAATTCGCCGTCGGTGCACATACCGTAGACCTCGGAGGTCGACGGGAACACCAGGTGCTTGCCGTACTTCACGGCCGAGCGCACGATCGGCAGGTTCGCTTCGAAGTCGAGTTCGAACACGCGCAGCGGGGCCTTCACGTAGGTGGCCGGCGTTGCGATGGCCACCAGCGGGAGGATCACGTCGCACTTGCGAATGTGGTACTCGACCCATTCCTTGTTGATCGTGATGTCGCCTTCGAAGAAGTGCATGCGCTCATGGTGGACGAGATCGCCGAGGCGGTCGGTGAGCATGTCCATGCCATAAACTTCCCAGTCGGTCGTCTCCAGGATGCGCTTCGACAGATGGTGGCCGATGAACCCGTTGACACCGAGAATCAGGACTTTTTTCATATTACGGTCAGTGATTGAGCTGGGAAAACTGTTCCGGCACGACAGGCTTGCCGTCCAGCATGAGTTCTTGAATGACGATGGCGTTCGCGTCGCCGCAAACGCCGAGGAGCGCATTATCCACTACTTGCACTCCGCAGGGCAAACCCGCGGGGGCGGGCGACCGGGACAGGCGCGCGCGCGTGACCACGTAGCGACGCCCCGCAATGTCGGTAAATGCCCCCGGATACGGCGGTGCGACCGCCCGGATCAGGTTGTAGACGTTCTGCGCGGCCTGTGTCCAGTCGATGCGGCCGTCTTCGGGCTTGCGTGCGCCGAAGTAGCTGCCGGCGGCGAGTTCGTTGGTGTGGCGCGGCGCCGTGCCCGCGATCAGGCCCGGCAGGCAGCGCCACAGGGTCTGCTCTGCGGCAACCGTGACCTTCTCGAAGACTTCGCCCGCCGTATCGTCCGGCAGGATGGGCACCGAGGTCTGATCGACGATCGCCCCGGCGTCCGGCTTGAGCGCCATTTCGTGCAGCGTCGCGCCCGTTTCCGTTTCGCCTCGCAAAACCGCCCAGTTCACCGGTACGCGGCCACGATACTTCGGCAGCAGGGAGCCGTGCATGTTGAACGCACCGCGCGGCGCAATGGCCAGCACGTCCACCGGGATCATGTGGCGGTAATAGAACGAGAAGATGAAATCCGGCGACACCGCACGGATACGTTCCGCGAGCGCCGGATCGGCCGGGTCGTCGGGCGTGATGACCGGGATACCGTGCTCGGCAGCCACACCGGCGACGCTGCCGAACCAGATGTTCTCGTTCGGATTGTCCTGATGCGTGACCACGAGGCCGACGTTGACGCCGCGTGCGAGCAGCACTTGCAGGCAGCGAACGCCAACGTTGTGATACGCGAAGACGACGGCTTTGGCGGCTTGGTCGCTCATGACGTATGCGATCCCAATTCGGTTGCCCCGGTACTCAGCGAAGCGCTTGCGTTGCTGCCCGTCGCCCTCTCGGCACGTCCGGCCGGTTCTTCCAGTACGGCCTGCACCAGATAGCGCGGACGTTGGCGGACCTGCTGGTAAATGCGGCCGATGTACTCGCCCAGCAGTCCCATGCCGAACAGGATCACGCCCAACAGGCAGAACGTGACGGCAAACAGCGTGAAGACGCCCTGGACTTCCGAGCCGAACAGGAAACGCCGTGCCATGAGCACGATGAACAGCACGCCCGAGGCGGCCGACAGCGTAATGCCCACGCCCGAGAGCCATTGCAGCGGTACGACGGAGAAACCTGTGACGAGGTCGAAATTCAGACGAATCAGCGAATACAGCGAGTACTTCGACTCACCTGCGAAGCGTTCTTCGTGCGCGACGTCCACTTCCGTCGGATTCTGCGCAAACGTGTAGGCGAGTGCGGGAATGAACGTGTTGATTTCACGGCACTGGTTGACCGTATCGACGATGTGACGGCTATAGCCGCGCAGCATGCAGCCCTGATCGGTCATGCGAATGCGCGTGATGCGCTCGCGCAGGCGGTTCATGGCGCGCGAGGCATTGCGGCGGAACCACGTATCCTGACGGTTCATGCGCACCGTGCCAACGTAATCGTGGCCGGCGGCCAGTTGCGCGACGAGTTTGCCGATTTCCTCCGGCGGGTTTTGCAGGTCGGCGTCGAGCGTGATGACCCATTCGCCGCGTGTGTGTTCGAAGCCCGCGAGAATGGCCATGTGCTGGCCGTAGTTGCCGTTGAACAGCACGACGCGCGTGACATCCGGGCGCGCGCGGTATTGCTCGGCAAGCAGGGCAGCCGAGCGGTCACGGCTGCCATCGTTGACGAACACCACTTCGTAGGTCACGCCCAGCTTGTCGAGTGCCGGGTAAAGCCGGGCAAAGAGGGCGGCAAGGCCTGCCTCTTCGTTATAAACCGGGATGACGACGGAGAGTTGGGGTCGATTCATTTTTGGTGATCAGCGCAAATAGCATTCACGGCTTCGCAGACGCGCGCAACGTCGGCATCCGTCATGGCGGGGAACAGCGGCAGCGTCAGAATCGCGCGGCCGAGGCGTTCCGTGTGCGGGAACTGTCCTTCCTTGAATCCCAGCGCACGATACATTGTAAACAGATGGATGGCGGGGTAGTGGACCCCGCTGCCGATGCCGCGCGCCTTCAGCTGCTCCATGAAGCCCGCACGGTCGATGGTAAGCCGCGTGAGCGGCAGTTCGATCTGGAACATGTGCCAGTTCGAATTGGTGAAATCGGCGTGCGGCAGGCCGACACCGAGCTTTACGGCGGCACCGCCCGCGAGCGTATCGAAATACAGTCGCGCCAGTTCCGTGCGGCGTTGATTGAACGCTGCCAGATGCGGCATCTGGCCCAGCCCCACACGGGCGGCCACGTCCGTGAGGTTGTACTTGCCGCCGAGCACGTCGACGTCCATGCCGTCGAGGCCGAAGCGGGTGACGCCTTGCAGACGATACTTCTCCGCTAGACGGGCTTCTTCGTCGGTGTTGAGCACCAGCGCGCCGCCCTCGATGGACGTCAGGTTCTTGTTCGGATGAAAGCTGAACGACACGAGATCGCCGAACGAGCCGATACGCTTGCCGTTCCAGGCGGCGCCCATTGCCTGCGCGGCGTCTTCGACCACGCGCAGCTTGTGGCGGCGGGCGATGTCGTACAGGCGGTCCATGTCCACCGGCAGTCCGGCGAGGTAGACGGGAATGATGGCCCGGGTTTTCGGCGTGATTGCCTTTTCGAGCAGATCCAGATCGATGTTGCGCGTGGCCGGATCGACGTCGACGAACACCGGCGTGGCGCCCACTTCCAGAATGACGTTGGACGTTGCGACCCACGACAGCGGCGTGGTGATGACTTCGTCGCCGCTCTGCACGCCGGCAATGCGCAGGCCGATCTCGAGCGTTGCCGTGCCGGAATTGAACACGCGCACGGGGCGGCCACCGAAATATTCGGAAAGTGCCTTCTCGAATGCCTGCACTTGCGGGCCCGAGGTGATCCAGCCTGAACGCAGCACTTCGGACACACCGGCGATGGTGGCCTCGTCGAGCGTCGGACGCGTGAACGGAATGAATGGTTGATTCGGTTGGGAGGTTGCCGAGTCGCTCATGATGTATGACTAAGCCTCAAAGTAGCTCGAAGATGCATGGAAAACGCGCCGGTCCGAAGGCCCCGAGGCCGAAGGTGGAAAGCGGAGAGCGGTCGGACGAAAGCGGTGCGTTCTGCGTTTGCGACGGGCGCGGCCTTAGCTGCGCGCCAGAATATAAACACCCACGAGAATGATGCCGATGGCCACGATACGTTGCATCGACAGCGTCTCGCCGAACAGATACCAGGCGGCGAAGGCGTTCACGACATAGCCCAGCGAGAGCATCGGATAGGCGATCGACACCTCGACGCGCGACAGCGCCAGAATCCAGACCACTACGCTGATGGCATAGCAGACGAGCCCGCCCATGATCGGCAACTGCGTGGCCAGCTTGATGCCGATGGGCACGATGTTGGCGCGCGTGAATTCGAGCGCGCCGATGGCGTTGGCGCCTGCCTTCAGCAACAACTGAGCGCATGCGTTGAGCAGCACGCCCGTGAGAATAAGGGAAAACGTGGCGAGATTCATGGAACGTTTGTGAACGTTTGTGAATAATTATGGATACCGCAACTTGTCTCGGAAAGGCCCAAGCGCGCTATTTTACGTCGTCTTCGGGCTGTGGTTTCGAGATCACGACACGGCGGGCATCGCGCGCGACGATACGCATCGGCAAATGCTCGGCCTCGAGTTGGCCGAACGTATCCGGATCGACCAGCGCCAGCGCCTTCGGGTCGGCACGCCACCGGGTGTAGAAGTCCTTGAGCGTCGGCAGCCATTTCTGCGGCTCCTGCTTCACGCCGAATTCGAGCTCGTCGGGGTGTTGCACCATGATCATGGACTGCCCAAGGTAGTAGGGCATGGTGTGATCGAGCACGTTCACCGAATAGAACGGCACGTTCGGTCCGAGCCGCTGCATCTCGGCCTTGACCGCCGGCACCAGCAACACGCCGGTGCTCTGGCGGCCGAACACTTCGTGCCCCATGCCGCCTATGCTCACGAGCAGCAGCATGCCGCCCGCGAAAGTCAGCAGGGCGCGGCGGGCGCTGTGACGCGCGAGGCGCCACGCCACGAGCGTGCCCGCCAGTCCGGCACCCACGGCGAAGTACAGCCAGATCTGGAACGCCTTGTACAGTTCGTTCGGATTGCGCACGCTGCCGGCGCGTCCGGCGAAGATCGCCACCATCACGAGTGCGGCAATCAGGAAGACGGCATAGCCGGCCAGGTGCAGGCGCACCGTGTCGCGACGCATTTGCGCAAGATACAGGCCGAACAGCAGCGCCATGGCCGGGGCGATCGGCAACAGGTACGAAATCAGCTTCGAGTGCGATGCGCTGAAGAAGACGAAGATGAAGACGGACCATACCCAGAGCATTGCCGCGGGCGCGAAGCCATTGGGCTGGCGCGGCATGCGCAGGGTTGCCCGCACCGTGCCCGGCAGCACGGACAGCCACGGCAGGAAACCGACCACGAACACGGGCACGAAGTACCACGGCGCACCGTCGCGGTTATGGCCTTCCATCGCGAAGCGACGGAAATGCTCGTTGATGAAGAAGAAGTCGAAAAACTCCGGGTTGCGCGTCTGCACGAGCACGAACCACGGCGCGGCGATCGCGAGGAAGACGACCAGCCCGCTGCCCAGATAAAGGCGACGCCACAACGCCCAGTCGCGCGTGACGAGCGTGTAAAGCACCAGTACGGCGCCCGGCAACACGATGCCGACCAGCCCCTTGCTCAACACGGCAAGCGCCATCGCCGCCCAGCACAGCCACATCCAGCCCCGCACGGCGCGACGCTCAAGCCCGGGGCGTTGCGCGAGCAGCAGCGCGCACAGCGACAGCCCCATGAAGAACGACAGACCCATGTCGAGCACGTTGAAGTGCCCCAGGAGCGACCACAGCGGTGCGGCGGCCAGTGCGGCGGCGGCGAACAGGCCGACACGGGCATTGAATATGCGCCGGCCGGTGAAGCCGACCATCAGCACACCCGCAAAACCGGTCAGGGCAGTCCAGAGGCGCGCCTGCCATTCGCCGAGCCCGAAGACGGCAAACGTCAGCGCGTTCATCCAGGTCTGGAGCGGCGGCTTCTCGAAGTATTTGTAGCCGTTGTAGCGTGGCGTGATCCAGTCGCCGGTCGTCCACATCTCGCGCGCCATTTCCGCGTAACGGCCTTCGTCGCTCGAAATCAGATGACGGTAATCGAGCACGCCGAACCACACGAGTGCGAACGCCAGAAGCAGCAGCCAGAAGGCGGCCGGGGACAGCGGGTATGCGGCGTGGGGGGCGGCGTGGGGGGCGGTGGGGGGCACAGGCGGTGTCGCGAAAGGCTGCGGCGTGAGCGGTTCGGCGCCCGGCAGGCCGGAGGCGAGGGGGCGGCGGCTCACTCAGCCGCCTCGGTTTCGATGAGCACGGCGAGCACGACGCGGCGTCCCTCGCTCATCAGAATGTTGTAAGTGCGGCAGGCCGCTTGCGTATCCATGGAATCGACGCCAATGCGCTGGCTCGTCAGTGCCGTGGTCAGGCGGGGATGGGCGAAGCGCAGTCGCGCGCCGCTGCCGAAGATCACGACTTCCGGGGCGCGCTCGCGAAGCCCGTCGAAGTGAGCGGCGTCGAGCGCATCGAAGCGCGACACCGGCCAGGGCGCGACCTCCCCCTCGGGCGAGATGATGACGCTGTGGTCGTAACGAACCTTGTTGACCTCGACATAGCCCGGGCCGTAGCCGGTGACCGTGTTCAATGCCGCTTGCGACGGGTCTTGATGCAGTTTCACTTTGGGAGATTCCCTACCCAGTGGTTACCCAGTGGTGGATGAGCGTCGACAGATCGTGTAACGGGCGGGCATCTTGCCTTGCGTGCCGCAAACCGTCAATGATGCATTGCCGAAGTCTGTCATAATTGGCTAAATTATAGCTTTTTGCCGTACGCAGCACGGCAAAACCGTTGCAGCGCGGCATTTTTCACTTCGTCCCGCCTGTTACCGGCCCGTCCGGACCCCTGCGCCGCCCGTCAAGACCACAACCGCCGTGAAACCGATCCTCAAATCGCAGAAATTGCAGAATGTCTGCTACGACATTCGTGGGCCCGTGCTCGAACATGCCAAGCGCATGGAAGACGAAGGACATCGCATCATCAAGCTGAACATCGGCAATCTGGCGCCGTTCGGTTTCGAGCCGCCCGACGAAATCGTTCAGGACATGATCCGCAACCTGCCGAACTCGGCCGGCTATTCCGATTCGCGCGGGGTCTTCGCGGCGCGCAAGGCGATCATGCATTACTGCCAGCAAAAGCGCATCACCGATGTGCAGCTCGACGATATTTACCTCGGCAACGGGGCGTCCGAGCTGATTGTGATGGCGATGCAGGCACTGCTCAACGACGGCGACGAAGTGCTCGTGCCCGCGCCCGATTACCCGCTCTGGACCGCTGCGGTCAGCCTGTCGGGCGGCACGCCGGTGCATTATGTCTGCGACGAACAGGCCGGCTGGCAGCCGGACCTCGCGGACATCCGCAAGAAGATCACGCCGAACACGCGCGCCATCGTCGTCATCAATCCGAACAACCCGACCGGTGCGCTGTATTCCGACGCGCTGCTCAAGGACATCGTGGCGCTCGCGCGCGAGCACAAGCTCATCATTTATGCCGACGAGATCTACGACAAGATCGTATACGACGGCGAGGAGCACACCTCGATCGGCTCGCTGTCCGAAGATGTCCTGACGATCACGTTCAACGGCCTGTCCAAGAGCTATCGCGCCTGTGGTTACCGCGCGGGCTGGATGGTCGTGTCGGGCGACAAGCGTCCCGCACGCGACTATATCGAAGGGCTGAACATCCTCGCCTCGATGCGTCTGTGTCCGAACGTGCCCGGTCAGTATGCCATTCAGACGGCGCTGGGCGGGTATCAGAGCATCAAGGACCTGATCGTACCGGGTGGTCGCCTGTACGAGCAGCGCGAACTTGCGCACCGCATGCTCACCGACATTCCCGGTGTGACGTGCGTCAAACCCAAGGCGGCGCTGTATCTTTTTCCGCGTCTGGATCCGGCGGTGTATCCCATCGCCAACGATCAGGACTTCATCCTCCAGTTGCTGCTCGAAGAGAAGGTCCTGCTGGTGCAGGGCAGTGGCTTCAACTGGATGCATCCCGACCATTTCCGCGTGGTGTTCCTGCCTCACGAGGGCGACCTGGAAGACGCCATCAGTCGCATTGCCCGCTTCCTTGACGGTTATCGCCGTCGCCACGGCAAGTGATGCGCGCCAACCGATTTCGACTTTTGAGTAAAACTGCATGAAACCGATCAAATTGGGCCTGCTTGGCCTTGGCACCGTAGGCTACGGGGCCTTCCAGGTACTGGCTCGCAACCAGGAAGAAATTCAACGTCGTGCCGGCCGGGGTATCGAGATTACGAAGGTTGCCGTTCGCAACGTGGAACGCGCCAAAGGGCTCGTGGGCCACGCCGCTGCGGTCACGGGCGACCCGTTCGAGGTGGTGAACGATCCCGCCATCGACGTGGTGGTCGAGACCATCGGCGGCTACGATCTGACGAAGGAACTGGTTCTCAAGGCGATCGAGAACGGCAAGCACGTGGTCACCGCCAACAAGGCGCTGCTGGCCGTATATGGCAACGAAATCTTCGCCGCGGCACGCAAGGCCAACGTGATGGTCGCGTTCGAGGCGGCCGTGGCCGGTGGCATTCCCATCATCAAGGCACTGCGCGAAGGGCTCACCGCCAACCGCATTCAGTGGATTGCCGGCATCATCAACGGCACCACCAACTTCATTCTGTCGGAGATGCGCGACAAGGGCATCGATTTCGACGTGGCACTCGCCGACGCGCAACGCCTGGGCTACGCGGAAGCCGACCCGACGTTCGACATCGAAGGAATCGACGCCGCCCACAAGCTCACGCTCATGAGCGCCATTGCGTTCGGCGTGCCGGTGCAGTTCGACCGCGCTTACGTGGAAGGCATCACCAAGCTGGCCGCGCTCGATATCAAATACGCGGAAGAGCTGGGCTATCGTATCAAGCTG
This is a stretch of genomic DNA from Pandoraea faecigallinarum. It encodes these proteins:
- a CDS encoding peroxiredoxin; the encoded protein is MTVAIDTPVPDFTAPATGGDFSLKAHRGQKVVIYFYPKDNTPGCTTEGMNFRDSYDRFQAAGAQIVGVSRDSLRSHENFKNKLGLPFPLISDSDEAVCKLFGVIKLKKLYGKEHLGIERSTFLIDDKGVLRKEWRGVRVPDHVAEVLAAVQAL
- a CDS encoding polysaccharide deacetylase family protein, with product MAKIVLKIDVDTLRGTREGVPNLLAALAEHDAQATFLFSLGPDHTGWALKRVFRPGFLKKVSRTSVVEHYGLKTLMYGTLLPGPDIGKRAADIMRTVQSAGHETGIHTWDHTYWQDNVRTRDAAWTQRQMSQAHARFAQIFGAPPLAHGAAGWQMNNHAFRQIDAWGMKYSSDGRGRAPHYPVVDGVRLNHVQMPTTLPTVDELLGIDGRDIDGVAEHLLALTRHPAQDHVFTLHAELEGQKLAPLFRRLLAGWRRQGHDLITMGQYYETLDLAALPAHPVVWGEIPGRSGDLILEGPAAA
- a CDS encoding bifunctional UDP-4-keto-pentose/UDP-xylose synthase encodes the protein MKKVLILGVNGFIGHHLSKRILETTDWEVYGMDMLTDRLGDLVHHERMHFFEGDITINKEWVEYHIRKCDVILPLVAIATPATYVKAPLRVFELDFEANLPIVRSAVKYGKHLVFPSTSEVYGMCTDGEFDPENSPLIYGPINKPRWIYACSKQLMDRVIWGYGMQEGLNFSLFRPFNWIGAGLDSIYTPKEGSSRVVTQFLGHIARGENISLVDGGHQKRAFTDIDDGIDALVRIIDNKGGIASGKIYNIGNPTNNFSVRELAHMMLKLASEFPEYAETAKKVQLVETSSGAYYGNGYQDVQNRVPKIENTMQELGWKPTTSMDDALRKIFEAYRGHVAEARRLVEGE
- a CDS encoding formyltransferase, which encodes MSDQAAKAVVFAYHNVGVRCLQVLLARGVNVGLVVTHQDNPNENIWFGSVAGVAAEHGIPVITPDDPADPALAERIRAVSPDFIFSFYYRHMIPVDVLAIAPRGAFNMHGSLLPKYRGRVPVNWAVLRGETETGATLHEMALKPDAGAIVDQTSVPILPDDTAGEVFEKVTVAAEQTLWRCLPGLIAGTAPRHTNELAAGSYFGARKPEDGRIDWTQAAQNVYNLIRAVAPPYPGAFTDIAGRRYVVTRARLSRSPAPAGLPCGVQVVDNALLGVCGDANAIVIQELMLDGKPVVPEQFSQLNH
- a CDS encoding glycosyltransferase — encoded protein: MNRPQLSVVIPVYNEEAGLAALFARLYPALDKLGVTYEVVFVNDGSRDRSAALLAEQYRARPDVTRVVLFNGNYGQHMAILAGFEHTRGEWVITLDADLQNPPEEIGKLVAQLAAGHDYVGTVRMNRQDTWFRRNASRAMNRLRERITRIRMTDQGCMLRGYSRHIVDTVNQCREINTFIPALAYTFAQNPTEVDVAHEERFAGESKYSLYSLIRLNFDLVTGFSVVPLQWLSGVGITLSAASGVLFIVLMARRFLFGSEVQGVFTLFAVTFCLLGVILFGMGLLGEYIGRIYQQVRQRPRYLVQAVLEEPAGRAERATGSNASASLSTGATELGSHTS
- a CDS encoding DegT/DnrJ/EryC1/StrS family aminotransferase, whose translation is MSDSATSQPNQPFIPFTRPTLDEATIAGVSEVLRSGWITSGPQVQAFEKALSEYFGGRPVRVFNSGTATLEIGLRIAGVQSGDEVITTPLSWVATSNVILEVGATPVFVDVDPATRNIDLDLLEKAITPKTRAIIPVYLAGLPVDMDRLYDIARRHKLRVVEDAAQAMGAAWNGKRIGSFGDLVSFSFHPNKNLTSIEGGALVLNTDEEARLAEKYRLQGVTRFGLDGMDVDVLGGKYNLTDVAARVGLGQMPHLAAFNQRRTELARLYFDTLAGGAAVKLGVGLPHADFTNSNWHMFQIELPLTRLTIDRAGFMEQLKARGIGSGVHYPAIHLFTMYRALGFKEGQFPHTERLGRAILTLPLFPAMTDADVARVCEAVNAICADHQK
- a CDS encoding SMR family transporter, with product MNLATFSLILTGVLLNACAQLLLKAGANAIGALEFTRANIVPIGIKLATQLPIMGGLVCYAISVVVWILALSRVEVSIAYPMLSLGYVVNAFAAWYLFGETLSMQRIVAIGIILVGVYILARS
- a CDS encoding glycosyltransferase family 39 protein; its protein translation is MPPTAPHAAPHAAYPLSPAAFWLLLLAFALVWFGVLDYRHLISSDEGRYAEMAREMWTTGDWITPRYNGYKYFEKPPLQTWMNALTFAVFGLGEWQARLWTALTGFAGVLMVGFTGRRIFNARVGLFAAAALAAAPLWSLLGHFNVLDMGLSFFMGLSLCALLLAQRPGLERRAVRGWMWLCWAAMALAVLSKGLVGIVLPGAVLVLYTLVTRDWALWRRLYLGSGLVVFLAIAAPWFVLVQTRNPEFFDFFFINEHFRRFAMEGHNRDGAPWYFVPVFVVGFLPWLSVLPGTVRATLRMPRQPNGFAPAAMLWVWSVFIFVFFSASHSKLISYLLPIAPAMALLFGLYLAQMRRDTVRLHLAGYAVFLIAALVMVAIFAGRAGSVRNPNELYKAFQIWLYFAVGAGLAGTLVAWRLARHSARRALLTFAGGMLLLVSIGGMGHEVFGRQSTGVLLVPAVKAEMQRLGPNVPFYSVNVLDHTMPYYLGQSMIMVQHPDELEFGVKQEPQKWLPTLKDFYTRWRADPKALALVDPDTFGQLEAEHLPMRIVARDARRVVISKPQPEDDVK
- a CDS encoding Mth938-like domain-containing protein produces the protein MKLHQDPSQAALNTVTGYGPGYVEVNKVRYDHSVIISPEGEVAPWPVSRFDALDAAHFDGLRERAPEVVIFGSGARLRFAHPRLTTALTSQRIGVDSMDTQAACRTYNILMSEGRRVVLAVLIETEAAE
- a CDS encoding pyridoxal phosphate-dependent aminotransferase produces the protein MKPILKSQKLQNVCYDIRGPVLEHAKRMEDEGHRIIKLNIGNLAPFGFEPPDEIVQDMIRNLPNSAGYSDSRGVFAARKAIMHYCQQKRITDVQLDDIYLGNGASELIVMAMQALLNDGDEVLVPAPDYPLWTAAVSLSGGTPVHYVCDEQAGWQPDLADIRKKITPNTRAIVVINPNNPTGALYSDALLKDIVALAREHKLIIYADEIYDKIVYDGEEHTSIGSLSEDVLTITFNGLSKSYRACGYRAGWMVVSGDKRPARDYIEGLNILASMRLCPNVPGQYAIQTALGGYQSIKDLIVPGGRLYEQRELAHRMLTDIPGVTCVKPKAALYLFPRLDPAVYPIANDQDFILQLLLEEKVLLVQGSGFNWMHPDHFRVVFLPHEGDLEDAISRIARFLDGYRRRHGK
- a CDS encoding homoserine dehydrogenase, translating into MKPIKLGLLGLGTVGYGAFQVLARNQEEIQRRAGRGIEITKVAVRNVERAKGLVGHAAAVTGDPFEVVNDPAIDVVVETIGGYDLTKELVLKAIENGKHVVTANKALLAVYGNEIFAAARKANVMVAFEAAVAGGIPIIKALREGLTANRIQWIAGIINGTTNFILSEMRDKGIDFDVALADAQRLGYAEADPTFDIEGIDAAHKLTLMSAIAFGVPVQFDRAYVEGITKLAALDIKYAEELGYRIKLLGITRRAEAGIELRVHPTLIPAKRLIANVEGAMNAVLVQGDAVGATLYYGKGAGAEPTASAVVADIVDVTRLQTADPEHRVPHLAFQHDSLSDIPVLPIDEVTTSYYLRLRVVDRAGVMAELTRILADLDISIDALLQKESREGEHQTDIIILTHQTLEKHINSAIMKIEAMDTVLSKVTRIRMEALS